One stretch of Niallia sp. XMNu-256 DNA includes these proteins:
- a CDS encoding alpha/beta hydrolase-fold protein: MKSLYSYQIHLPEKMIEGKKYPVIFAFHGIGYDEGYMLDLVSELKEDYIIIGVQGDLTYENGYAYYYLKGYGNPERDLFDSSVEKLKSFIDYASNQYPIASDKKYLIGFSQGAILSMTLALVLGDSIKGIVPMHGYIPDFVKQEYPLKSVDHLHVFLCQGASDPIFGLNVGRENYDYLSENAGSVKYTIYPAAHEITENNKNDVVTWLRQELHQMEF; the protein is encoded by the coding sequence ATGAAAAGCCTCTATTCATATCAAATCCACTTACCAGAAAAAATGATAGAGGGTAAAAAGTATCCAGTCATTTTTGCCTTTCATGGAATTGGCTATGACGAGGGATACATGCTCGATCTAGTATCAGAATTAAAAGAGGATTATATAATCATTGGAGTACAAGGTGATCTTACATATGAAAACGGGTATGCGTACTATTATTTAAAAGGATATGGCAACCCTGAGCGCGATTTATTTGATAGCAGCGTTGAGAAACTAAAAAGTTTCATTGACTATGCTTCAAATCAATATCCAATTGCCTCTGATAAAAAATATCTCATTGGGTTTAGTCAAGGAGCAATCCTTAGTATGACACTTGCGTTGGTTTTAGGTGATTCAATTAAGGGTATTGTACCAATGCATGGATATATTCCAGATTTTGTAAAACAAGAATATCCATTAAAATCGGTGGATCATTTACATGTATTTCTATGCCAGGGTGCATCAGACCCAATTTTTGGTTTAAACGTGGGTCGAGAAAACTATGATTATTTAAGTGAAAATGCAGGGTCAGTAAAATACACCATTTACCCTGCAGCACATGAAATTACTGAAAATAATAAAAATGATGTGGTCACATGGCTGCGTCAGGAGTTACATCAAATGGAGTTTTAA
- a CDS encoding acyl-CoA dehydrogenase, whose translation MTTVSELTQKKVDMEHWLAVAEKIGKVAEAEALEADKNGRFSPKVAEAIVEGGINKLMRPEQYGGTFIGVEPFTKIVRKVASRSVAAAWLTNFFAIHDIWPGYLPPKGREEVLGKHELIADVFAPIGRMEKDGDGYRLYGEWNFASGVLWSEWIGLGAMADLGEGTEYVMPVLRVSDPNLKLVENWDTLGMRATGSNGVHVDGAYIPEHLILRGKDIFGQGKPAGGQYDPQDPIYRMPFMQMFLAAFPATSLGIMDRLIEIFQERTEKRVRVFNGGKNEKNGSGSQRVLAEMKIQRQQVEGLMSRYLEVLQQFQEEGKTVASEEERMELFAIRSQASKMAAEMALKTILTLGGTSIFKGDPVELFVRDVIAFASHPTQLWEDAMGSYGSVQFGGPAHPTW comes from the coding sequence ATGACAACTGTAAGCGAATTAACACAAAAAAAGGTAGATATGGAGCACTGGTTAGCGGTAGCGGAAAAAATCGGTAAAGTTGCGGAGGCAGAGGCACTGGAAGCGGATAAAAATGGTCGTTTCTCACCAAAGGTTGCGGAGGCAATTGTAGAAGGTGGGATTAATAAATTAATGCGTCCGGAACAATATGGCGGTACATTTATTGGTGTCGAACCATTTACTAAAATTGTGAGAAAGGTTGCAAGTCGTAGTGTGGCTGCAGCATGGTTAACAAACTTTTTTGCGATACATGATATATGGCCAGGTTATCTCCCTCCAAAAGGGAGAGAAGAAGTTCTTGGTAAACATGAATTGATTGCGGATGTTTTTGCGCCAATTGGACGTATGGAAAAGGACGGAGACGGGTACCGTTTATACGGTGAATGGAACTTTGCAAGCGGTGTTCTATGGAGTGAATGGATTGGTCTAGGAGCAATGGCTGATCTAGGAGAAGGAACTGAGTATGTTATGCCTGTATTAAGGGTTTCAGATCCTAATCTTAAATTGGTTGAAAACTGGGATACATTAGGGATGAGAGCGACGGGAAGTAATGGAGTTCATGTAGATGGTGCATATATCCCTGAACATCTAATCCTGCGTGGTAAAGATATTTTTGGCCAGGGAAAACCGGCGGGTGGACAGTATGATCCACAAGACCCTATTTACCGTATGCCATTTATGCAGATGTTCTTAGCGGCATTCCCTGCTACATCATTAGGCATTATGGATCGTCTAATTGAGATTTTCCAAGAACGTACCGAAAAACGCGTTCGCGTATTTAATGGAGGGAAGAACGAGAAAAACGGTTCTGGTAGTCAGCGTGTGCTAGCTGAGATGAAGATTCAGCGTCAACAGGTAGAGGGGTTAATGAGTCGTTATCTTGAAGTTCTTCAACAATTCCAAGAAGAAGGAAAAACAGTCGCAAGTGAGGAAGAACGCATGGAACTGTTTGCGATTCGATCACAAGCTTCGAAAATGGCAGCAGAAATGGCATTGAAAACCATTCTAACACTAGGTGGAACATCGATTTTCAAAGGAGATCCAGTTGAGTTATTTGTAAGGGATGTCATCGCATTTGCTTCCCATCCAACGCAGCTTTGGGAAGATGCAATGGGTTCATACGGAAGCGTGCAATTTGGCGGACCTGCACATCCAACTTGGTAA
- a CDS encoding XylR N-terminal domain-containing protein: protein MKADELKLELFYKKLSPSNQKEPQERMVSIPAASVGLLRHELLETIGLERTKGFLLRYGWHTGVYDAEKVKELTWDDRHEMLLAGPKMHTSHGYIEEAISGRVEADFHKGTLYHDAIWKNSYEAEEHIKRYGFSDEPVCHTLIGYASGYLSNILGKKVIAIEKKCKAMGHDHCQVICQTVDEWAGAIDHELKFYEENSIINELNETFKKLKVERDNLSKAYDVQQKLVDVLLKENDLHGIAKALNQHTGLPVLIESENLELITIAGLSEKEGDYYLSKVRERLNKGKKAPFTPLNRTEIYHDFDDYQRLITPIYLRKNVVAYCSFIYKDNVKLQEVDKLIIEQGALAISLYLFNERTRVQTELRMQGNLLDDILSNRMTLEEFLKRSYYVGFQLKDPYFMIAISPNHQELSFKDELEFNDGLIKEISQFLKDRKINALLGQKSGKMLIFLSEDFTLKGEGNKKKFCQTMYDYFSNKYPSLDFKFGISSNASKIEEASRLYDESRSALKIANHFQKVVFFEYLGIEGIIFQMENERLLTFIKEKLKKLIEEDQKKDMELTKTLYHYLNNGCNISKTTRAMNFSISGLRYRLQKINELLETDINIPDVGYQIYLSLKLLIYWGELDIDVGTIMDLHDEPDERR from the coding sequence ATGAAGGCTGATGAATTGAAACTAGAACTATTTTATAAAAAATTAAGTCCGTCTAATCAAAAGGAACCCCAAGAGAGAATGGTATCAATCCCAGCAGCTTCAGTCGGATTGCTCCGGCATGAGCTTCTTGAAACCATTGGTTTGGAACGAACAAAAGGTTTCCTTCTAAGATATGGGTGGCATACAGGGGTCTATGACGCCGAAAAGGTGAAGGAGTTAACGTGGGATGATCGACATGAGATGTTGCTAGCGGGTCCTAAAATGCATACATCCCATGGATATATTGAAGAAGCCATAAGTGGCAGAGTGGAGGCGGACTTTCATAAAGGAACGCTTTATCATGATGCGATTTGGAAAAATTCCTACGAAGCCGAAGAGCATATTAAGCGATATGGCTTTAGTGATGAGCCGGTTTGCCATACATTAATTGGTTATGCAAGTGGATATTTGTCCAATATTCTAGGGAAAAAAGTAATTGCCATTGAAAAAAAGTGTAAAGCAATGGGCCATGATCATTGTCAAGTCATTTGCCAAACGGTAGATGAATGGGCCGGAGCCATTGACCACGAATTAAAATTTTATGAAGAAAATTCGATTATTAATGAATTAAATGAAACGTTTAAAAAGCTAAAAGTTGAACGGGACAATTTAAGTAAAGCATACGACGTTCAGCAAAAACTCGTGGACGTATTGTTAAAAGAGAATGATCTGCACGGGATTGCAAAAGCACTTAATCAGCATACCGGTTTACCCGTTCTCATTGAAAGTGAAAACCTTGAACTGATTACAATAGCGGGATTATCAGAAAAAGAAGGGGATTATTATTTAAGTAAGGTTAGAGAACGATTGAATAAGGGAAAGAAAGCTCCTTTCACACCTCTAAACCGTACGGAAATTTACCATGATTTTGACGATTACCAAAGACTGATTACGCCGATTTACCTTCGAAAAAACGTAGTGGCGTACTGTTCTTTTATATATAAAGATAATGTGAAGTTACAGGAAGTAGACAAGTTAATAATCGAACAAGGAGCCTTAGCGATTTCCCTCTATTTGTTTAATGAGCGGACCCGAGTACAGACAGAACTACGGATGCAAGGCAACCTTTTAGATGACATTCTTTCTAATCGAATGACCCTTGAGGAATTTTTAAAAAGGTCGTATTATGTTGGTTTTCAATTAAAAGATCCTTATTTCATGATTGCGATCTCTCCGAATCATCAGGAGTTAAGCTTCAAAGATGAACTGGAGTTTAATGATGGTTTAATTAAGGAAATTTCTCAATTTCTCAAAGATCGAAAAATCAATGCATTATTAGGGCAAAAATCAGGGAAAATGCTGATCTTTTTATCTGAGGACTTTACGTTAAAAGGCGAAGGCAATAAGAAAAAGTTCTGTCAGACCATGTACGATTATTTTTCAAATAAATATCCTTCTCTTGATTTTAAGTTTGGCATTAGTTCCAATGCATCGAAAATAGAAGAAGCTTCTCGTCTTTATGATGAAAGCAGATCTGCCCTAAAAATTGCCAACCATTTTCAAAAAGTTGTTTTCTTTGAATACTTAGGCATTGAGGGAATTATTTTCCAAATGGAAAATGAGCGTCTGCTAACATTTATCAAAGAAAAGCTAAAAAAATTAATTGAAGAAGATCAGAAAAAAGACATGGAATTGACGAAGACCCTTTATCACTATTTAAACAATGGCTGTAACATAAGTAAAACAACACGGGCGATGAACTTTTCAATTAGTGGTCTCAGATACCGCTTGCAAAAAATTAACGAATTGCTAGAAACCGATATTAATATCCCAGATGTGGGCTATCAAATTTATTTATCTCTTAAGCTATTAATTTATTGGGGAGAGCTGGATATAGATGTAGGAACAATCATGGATCTCCATGATGAACCCGATGAACGGAGGTGA
- a CDS encoding catechol 2,3-dioxygenase, with amino-acid sequence MSIMRIGRAELRVLDLEEAVKYYTNIIGLDVVGRSEGRVYLKAWDEFDHHSLVLQEADSPGLDHFGLKVQNDDDLAYYEKKVEQFGCTVERITKGTRIAEGEALRVTLPTGHKMELYHEIEFLGKETGTFNPHPWPEEQRGIAPHRLDHVLLTGNDLKTVTRFFLEALGMFQSERIETMDGEDIVGSFMHAQNGKAHDLAFIKGPDAKLHHAAFKVESWYDVLKAADRLARFDVPIEVTPTRHAITRAETTYFFDPSGNRNEAYSGGYITYPDFPTITWTEDKIAQGIFYHRKEMVESFGRALT; translated from the coding sequence ATGTCAATTATGCGAATCGGTAGAGCTGAATTAAGAGTACTAGATCTTGAGGAAGCAGTTAAATATTATACAAATATTATTGGATTAGATGTAGTGGGTAGAAGTGAAGGCAGGGTATATTTAAAGGCTTGGGATGAGTTTGATCACCATAGCCTTGTGTTACAAGAGGCAGACTCACCAGGACTTGACCATTTTGGTTTAAAAGTACAAAACGATGATGATCTTGCCTATTACGAGAAAAAGGTCGAACAGTTCGGTTGTACGGTTGAACGAATAACAAAGGGAACCCGAATTGCTGAAGGAGAAGCACTTCGTGTTACACTCCCAACAGGACATAAAATGGAACTTTACCATGAAATTGAATTTCTAGGTAAAGAAACAGGTACATTCAATCCTCACCCTTGGCCTGAAGAACAAAGAGGGATCGCTCCGCATCGTTTAGATCATGTTCTTTTAACGGGGAATGATTTGAAAACGGTTACGCGCTTCTTCCTCGAAGCACTTGGCATGTTCCAAAGTGAAAGAATCGAGACGATGGATGGGGAAGATATAGTTGGAAGCTTTATGCATGCCCAGAATGGAAAGGCTCATGATCTTGCCTTCATTAAAGGGCCAGATGCGAAATTACACCATGCAGCCTTTAAGGTTGAGAGTTGGTACGATGTGTTAAAAGCGGCTGACCGTTTGGCTAGATTTGATGTGCCGATTGAAGTAACACCAACTCGTCATGCGATTACAAGAGCAGAAACAACTTACTTCTTTGATCCATCTGGAAACCGTAACGAAGCGTACTCTGGAGGCTATATCACATATCCAGACTTCCCTACGATTACTTGGACTGAAGATAAAATCGCACAAGGTATCTTCTACCATAGAAAAGAAATGGTGGAATCCTTTGGAAGAGCACTTACTTAA
- a CDS encoding 2Fe-2S iron-sulfur cluster-binding protein → MFTIKITDQSDVQWNSNDIESVLDGARRNGVNIPYACKGGGCGMCKVKVEKGEFERGRCSVAVLPNEEREQGFILACKTYPKGNLEILLDTSKELIG, encoded by the coding sequence ATGTTTACAATAAAGATTACCGATCAATCTGATGTTCAATGGAACAGCAATGATATTGAAAGTGTACTTGATGGAGCGCGAAGGAACGGGGTGAATATCCCATACGCCTGTAAAGGAGGCGGCTGCGGGATGTGTAAAGTTAAGGTAGAAAAAGGTGAGTTTGAACGTGGCCGTTGTTCAGTCGCTGTCCTGCCTAACGAAGAAAGAGAGCAGGGGTTTATCCTTGCTTGTAAAACATATCCAAAAGGCAATTTAGAAATTCTATTAGATACGTCTAAGGAATTAATTGGGTAA
- a CDS encoding alpha/beta hydrolase produces the protein MTLENGKYIDVKGIRTHYHEAGQGEALLLIHGSGPGVSAWANWRLALPTLSEHFHVYAPDVVGFGYTDRPAGIKYSIDAWVNHMIDFIETIGEKKVSIVGNSFGGAIALNLVHRRPDLVNKVILMGSVGNKSTISKGLDAVWGYEPSFENMKELIKIFAYDQTSAANDDLVEMRYQSSIQEGFHEAFSSMFPAPRQRHLDAMALTDEELASIKHPVLLIHGREDQVIPLEETSWKIAQLIPDAELHVFPHCGHWVQIEKTQEFLAQVIGFLNQAKTAETV, from the coding sequence ATGACATTAGAAAATGGAAAGTATATTGATGTTAAAGGGATTCGTACACATTATCATGAAGCAGGTCAAGGGGAAGCCCTACTATTAATCCACGGTTCAGGCCCAGGGGTATCCGCATGGGCAAACTGGCGATTAGCTCTGCCAACTCTTTCAGAACACTTTCATGTTTATGCGCCAGATGTAGTTGGATTTGGATACACGGACAGACCAGCAGGAATTAAATATTCGATTGATGCTTGGGTTAATCATATGATTGATTTCATTGAAACGATCGGTGAGAAGAAAGTTTCCATTGTTGGTAACTCTTTCGGAGGAGCCATTGCCCTTAACTTAGTTCATCGCCGTCCAGATCTTGTTAATAAAGTTATTTTGATGGGCAGCGTTGGAAATAAATCAACGATTTCAAAAGGCCTAGATGCCGTTTGGGGCTATGAGCCAAGCTTTGAAAATATGAAAGAACTAATTAAAATCTTTGCGTATGATCAAACGAGTGCGGCAAATGATGATTTAGTCGAAATGCGTTACCAATCAAGTATCCAGGAAGGATTTCATGAAGCATTCTCAAGCATGTTTCCAGCACCTAGACAGCGCCATTTAGATGCGATGGCTTTAACGGATGAAGAATTAGCAAGCATCAAGCATCCGGTTCTATTAATTCATGGACGTGAGGACCAAGTGATTCCTTTAGAAGAAACAAGCTGGAAAATCGCGCAATTAATCCCAGATGCAGAGTTACATGTATTCCCACACTGTGGACACTGGGTGCAAATTGAAAAAACACAGGAATTTCTTGCTCAAGT